The genomic interval ACGTCGAGCGCGCCCCTGCCGCGCTTCACCGAGCGCTTGCGCCGTTCCACCGGATCTTCCTCGACACCCTGCAACGCCAGCAGCGCATCGAGGTTCGCGGTGGCCTTCGGCGCGGTGGCGGCCCGGTTTTCCGTGGTCGCGGTCAACTCCGGCAGGGAAAATTCGCTTCCACCGGTCCGCCGCGCGGCGGTGGCTGGCGTCGCCTGCGTCGTGCCGTTCGCTCCATAAATTCGCATCGCCGCCTCTCACCGATTTGTGATGGTCACGAACCGCGTCACGCCGGTTCGGGCGCCTGGCCGCCCGCCGCCGGACGGAATGCCGCGCCGGATGATCAGCACGGGAACCGTGGACCGTTATGGTTAACGAAGCGTGAACGCCCGGCAAAAATTGCCGATGACGGCAACTTCGCCGCTCCCTCTCGCCGGCAGAGATCGGCCCGCCGCATCAATACTCCAACGATCTCAATATTATAGGCGAGAGGCCGCGATGGCACGGCCCTCGCATGGTTAACGGCGGATGACCGTCATGGGAGTGGCGGCCAGCCGGACCGAACCCTCAGCGGGGAGCAGAGGATGCCTGGCGTTGGTATTTCAAGGATCGTCCGGATCGCCGTCGCGGCGCTTGTCGCGCTGGCGCCGCTGATGACGCCTGCGCACGCGACCTCGCGGATCAAGGATCTCGCGAACATCGAAGGCGTGCGGCAAAACCAGTTGATCGGCTACGGCCTCGTGGTCGGCCTCAACGGCACCGGCGACACCCTCAACAACATCCCCTTCACCAAGCAGTCGCTGCAGGCGATGCTGGAACGCATGGGCGTCAACATTCGCGGCGCCACCATCCGCACCGGCAACGTCGCCGCCGTCATGGTGACCGGCAACCTGCCGGCCTTCGCCACCCAGGGCACCCGCATGGACGTCACGGTGTCGGCGATGGGCGACGCCAAGAGCCTGCAAGGCGGCACCCTGCTGGTCACGCCGCTGCTCGGCGCCGACAGCAATGTCTATGCGGTGGCGCAGGGCTCGCTCGCGATCGGCGGCTTTTCCGCCGAAGGCGCCGCCGCCAGCGTCACCAAGGGGGTGCCGACCAACGGGCGCATCGCCAACGGCGCCATCGTCGAACGCGAGATCGAGTTCGCGCTGAACAAGATGCCGAACGTTCGGCTGGCGTTGCGCAACAGCGATTTCACCACCGCCAAGCGCATCGCCGCCGCGGTCAACGATTTCCTCGGCACCAAGACCGCCGAGCCGATCGATCCGTCCACCGTCCAACTCTCCATCCCGGCGGAATTCAAGGGCAACGTCGTCGCGCTCCTGACCGAAATCGAACAGTTGCAGGTCGAGCCGGACATTGCGGCAAAGATCATCATCGACGAGCGCTCCGGCATCATCGTGATGGGGCGCGATGTCCGCGTCGCCACCGTCGCGGTGGCGCAAGGCAACCTCACCGTATCCATCTCCGAGAGTCCGCAGGTCAGCCAGCCCAATCCGCTGTCGCGCGGACGCACGGTGGTGACGCCGCGCACCGCCGTCGGCGTGACCGAGGACGGCAAGAAGCTCGCGCTGGTCAAGAACGGCGTCTCGCTTCAAGGGCTGGTCGACGGACTCAACGGCCTCGGCATCGGGCCGCGCGACCTGATCGGCATTCTGCAGGCGATCAAGGCGGCCGGCGCGATCGAAGCCGACATCGAGGTGATGTAATGCAAATGCAGCCCCAGATCGACGGCAACCTGATCGCGAGCGCCTATCCCAGCATCCCGCGCAAGGCGATGATGCCGATGCCGAACGGCCGCCCCGATCCGCAGCTCGCGCAGGCGCTGGAAAAAGTTTCTCCGCAGGTGGTTCAGAAAGCCAGGGCGACCTCGCAGGATTTCGAGGCGATGTTCCTCAATTCGATGTTCTCGCAGATGACCACGGGCCTGAAGGGCGAAGGCCCGTTCGGCGACACGCCGGGCACCGGAGTATGGCGCTCGATGCTCACCGAGCAGTATTCCAAATCGTTCGCCAAGGCCGGCGGCGTCGGCGTGTCCGACGCGGTGTTCCGCACCCTCATCATGCAACAGGCGAACCAGACCCAGGCGAACCAGCCGGCTCCGAAGGAGACCCCATGACGGCGACCCCACATGCGCAACAGCCGTCCCCCGCCCCGCCGCCCGCCGCGACGCCGGCGGACGCACGCAAACTCGCCGACGACATGCTCGACACCATGAATGCGCTGCTCGCCGTCATCGAGCGCGAAACCGAACTGGTGCGCGCCGGCAAGATTCGCGAGGGCATGGCGCTCGAGAAACAGAAGAGCGAACTGTCGCGCCGCTACGCCGCCGCCATCAGCCATTTCAAGAGCAGTCAGGCCTACATGACGCAAGCCACGCCCGAGCTGCTCACCGCCCTGCAACGCCACCACGACACGTTCCGCGCGATCCTCCAGGTGAACCTGACGGTGCTCGCGACCGCGCACGCGGTCTCCGAAGGCATCGTGCGCGGCGTCAGCGCCGAGGCGCAGCGCCGCACCATGCCGCAGACCTATACGGCAAACGGCCAGCGCAGCACGCCGCCGCGCCAGCACACGATCCCGATCGCGGTGAGCCGGTCGCTGTAGCGCGTTTTCACGTTCGAACGAAAACCTCCCGATCATCGTCATTGCCGGGCATAGCCGTTCGAAGAACGGCGTCGCTTCCGCTTGCCTACGCCCGGCAATCCATCATTTTTTGAAGGGAGATGGGTGCGCGGGTCAAGCCCGCGCATGACGCCGGAGGTCGCGCAGATTCCGCGTGGTCGAGAATGGCATCCTGACTAGCCGATATTTTTTGTCTTGCAAGACTCCAGATCGCCGCTTGGGCTGCCCTGCCCTCGTGCATTCGTATCCATTTGATTCAAATTGCCGCGTCGCCGGCAGCACGGTGTTGAACACGTTTTCTAACGTGGCGTTGAGAGACGGGCGTTAGGCTTGCGGCCTAAAGGGGGTTGGGATTTGACTCGAAGGGAGCCTGGAGGCGACCATGGGCACGGATTTCAGCATCAAACCGGTCGGGGCGCCGGTCGCGACACCAATCGTTCAGCCGGCGGGCAGCGCCGCTGGCGATGCCGTCGCGACTCAACTTCCGCCGAGCCAGAGCGTCACGGCGGCGGACGTAAGCGCGCGCATCCGTAACGATCCGCAGGCCTCGGGCGATACGCTGTCCCGTCAAGTGGTCGTCGATCGCGACGCCGCCTCGGTCGTCTACCAGGTAGTCGACAACCGGACGAGTCTCGTCGTCAAGCAGTTCCCCGACGAGGCGATGCTGCGGCGGCGCGCCTATTTCCGCGCGCTCGATCTTGTGAAGGCCGAGCGCGCGCAGGACCCCGCGACCGATCGGCAGGCGTAACCGCGCGCGCCTTATTGGTCGCATTTCCTTACGGTGAACCGATTTCCGCTTCACCGGGAAACGCTCTGGCTTGCGACGGCCGAACCGAGATGCAGCCGCGCGACCGATCAGCCCTGTTGGACGTAAGCCGTCTCGAGCGTACTCGCACCCGTCGCCGGATCCGTCATGACCGTGCTGACCTGCGCGGTGCCGGCTTTTGTCAGCACGAACTTTGAATCGCCGACGCGGAAGGAATTATTCTTGATCAGCACGTCCTGGTACTTGATCGTGCTGCCGTACTGGTACTTGGCTTTGGCATGGAACCCGTTGACGTTCGAAATCGTCACCGAGAACGGCTTCTGGTTGGCGTACTTGCCGCTCCAGGTGCCCTCGAAGGCCTTGGGATCGACAGCGACATACTTTCCGGTGTCGAGATTGACGTTCTGCCCGACCGTCGTGTAGTTCGCCGACAGAATGCTCATGATGTCGGCCATGACCCGGCTCCGTCGGTGAAGGCAGGCGTTACGCCCGCCCGGATAAACCCGCTGCGAGATTGCAGTTGATGTCGATCAGCGACTTCAGCTTCGCGGGGTCGGGATTCATCTGCATGTCGACCGTCTGCTTCATCACGAAGACGCCGATGTTGGCGATGTTCTGGCGGACCTCCAGCGGCTGCTGGTTGTCGTTGCTGTCCGCTGCGCTCATGAAGATCGACCACAGACGGCGGTTGAACAGCAGCGCTTCGTGCATGTTCTTGTCCGGACCCTGCCAGTTGTTCTGGATCTCCTGAAGCTGTCGCGCTGCCTTCAGCAAAGCCTGAGCCTCGATTTCACGGGGAGACGACGAGGTTTGAGCCGTCCGGGCGTAGGCTTGAGCAGCGTTCGACATTCAAGACCTCGGGGGAAAAATAGCGGGCGCGCGCGCTTCGGCGCTGCTGATATGTCTACCGGAGCCGCCTTTAGAATAGGTTACCCGGCGTTTCCACTTGCGCCAAAAAAATGGCAGGCGGGACACTTGCGACCGCCGTGCGACGTCGCGCCTCGCGTCATCAGCGCAGCAGTTGCAGCACGCTCTGCTGCGACTGGTTGGCCAGCGCCAACGCGGACACCGCAATCGACTGGCGGGTCGACAGCGCCTGGCTGTTCGCCGCTTCCTCGTTGGTGTCGGCGAGCGTCAGGTTGCTTGAGCCGGTCTGCAACACGTTGATCAGGTTCTTCGAGAAGTCCTGACGGATCTGCACGATCGACAGGTTTGCGCCGAGCGTCGAGGCCTGCGCGCGCAGCGTGCTCGACGCCTTGTCGAGGTTCGCGATCACGCTGTTGGCAGAGCCGTTGTCCAGGAAGTCGGTGCCCGCCGTCAGCGACGCCAGGCCGAGGCCAGCGGCGTTGGTGCTGGTGCCGTTGATGGTGAGCACGGA from Nitrobacter sp. NHB1 carries:
- a CDS encoding flagellar assembly protein FliX; translation: MRIYGANGTTQATPATAARRTGGSEFSLPELTATTENRAATAPKATANLDALLALQGVEEDPVERRKRSVKRGRGALDVLDDLKIGLLSGNFDSSTVTRLRAAAADLKSSSGDAGLDEVLSEIELRVEVELAKAGQY
- the flaF gene encoding flagellar biosynthesis regulator FlaF → MSNAAQAYARTAQTSSSPREIEAQALLKAARQLQEIQNNWQGPDKNMHEALLFNRRLWSIFMSAADSNDNQQPLEVRQNIANIGVFVMKQTVDMQMNPDPAKLKSLIDINCNLAAGLSGRA
- the flgJ gene encoding flagellar assembly peptidoglycan hydrolase FlgJ, giving the protein MQPQIDGNLIASAYPSIPRKAMMPMPNGRPDPQLAQALEKVSPQVVQKARATSQDFEAMFLNSMFSQMTTGLKGEGPFGDTPGTGVWRSMLTEQYSKSFAKAGGVGVSDAVFRTLIMQQANQTQANQPAPKETP
- a CDS encoding flagellar basal body P-ring protein FlgI, with amino-acid sequence MPGVGISRIVRIAVAALVALAPLMTPAHATSRIKDLANIEGVRQNQLIGYGLVVGLNGTGDTLNNIPFTKQSLQAMLERMGVNIRGATIRTGNVAAVMVTGNLPAFATQGTRMDVTVSAMGDAKSLQGGTLLVTPLLGADSNVYAVAQGSLAIGGFSAEGAAASVTKGVPTNGRIANGAIVEREIEFALNKMPNVRLALRNSDFTTAKRIAAAVNDFLGTKTAEPIDPSTVQLSIPAEFKGNVVALLTEIEQLQVEPDIAAKIIIDERSGIIVMGRDVRVATVAVAQGNLTVSISESPQVSQPNPLSRGRTVVTPRTAVGVTEDGKKLALVKNGVSLQGLVDGLNGLGIGPRDLIGILQAIKAAGAIEADIEVM